ATGGACCAAAATGGAATTCATTGTGGAATTAaccagtgtctctctctctcacaggacCTCGTAAAGAGCCACCTCATGTATGCGGTGCGTGAGGAGGTGGAGGTGCTGAAGGAGCAGATAAAGGAGCTGATTGAGCGAAACACGCAGCTGGAGCAGGAGAACAACCTGCTGAAAAACCTGGCCAGTCCTGAGCAGCTCGCTCAGTTCCAAGCGCAGGTGCAGACGAGCTCGCCCACCTCCGGTGCCCAGCCAGCGAGCCTGGTCGCTCCAAACGGCCCTCCACCACAGAGCCTGCCCCCCAGTCAGGGCATGGGTCCCCCTGTCTAACTACCTCCTCGTGGAGCAATGGAGGGCTGCTGGCCTGAAGTCACAGCTAAACACGTCAGAGCCTGAAATGATACTGTGAACGCACTCAAGCAGCAAGAATGTTCAACATGCCACAATCGCAGAGGAATCTCTAGGAGGATATCCTACGAAACATGGACATTGCCCATTTTTGTTCCTTTTCTTTGCACATTTTACACTGTCACACATGACGTCTGCGTGCTGCTTGCTGAGAGACAACTCTCAAGAGCTTTACATGCCTCAGACAATCAAAACTGACGAGAAACGACTGCAAGTGGACTGAGAACTGAAAGCCGAAAGCTGAACGCTGCAAGCCGCGAGTTGCGAATGGCGAATCGTGAATCAGCGAGAGCTGAAGGAGGAGAGGATTGGACAAAAGAAATCTCTGAAGTC
This DNA window, taken from Astyanax mexicanus isolate ESR-SI-001 chromosome 5, AstMex3_surface, whole genome shotgun sequence, encodes the following:
- the zgc:65895 gene encoding TSC22 domain family protein 1 isoform X4 — protein: MILYDISMIETGLVKLKGQEKMALKLFYWELEQHLSSSGASVVAIDNKIEQAMDLVKSHLMYAVREEVEVLKEQIKELIERNTQLEQENNLLKNLASPEQLAQFQAQVQTSSPTSGAQPASLVAPNGPPPQSLPPSQGMGPPV
- the zgc:65895 gene encoding TSC22 domain family protein 1 isoform X3, whose protein sequence is MNSPCYSVAMDLGVCQLRNFSISFLSSVLGTESPSIRLDSSSSGASVVAIDNKIEQAMDLVKSHLMYAVREEVEVLKEQIKELIERNTQLEQENNLLKNLASPEQLAQFQAQVQTSSPTSGAQPASLVAPNGPPPQSLPPSQGMGPPV
- the zgc:65895 gene encoding TSC22 domain family protein 1 isoform X5 — encoded protein: MLLGGDGPWCLPAEEFFYLVFVVRLGHGESVHQARHSSGASVVAIDNKIEQAMDLVKSHLMYAVREEVEVLKEQIKELIERNTQLEQENNLLKNLASPEQLAQFQAQVQTSSPTSGAQPASLVAPNGPPPQSLPPSQGMGPPV